A region of Pongo pygmaeus isolate AG05252 chromosome 15, NHGRI_mPonPyg2-v2.0_pri, whole genome shotgun sequence DNA encodes the following proteins:
- the HAUS4 gene encoding HAUS augmin-like complex subunit 4 isoform X3, whose amino-acid sequence MLLPLSGPSSLVFPGFASPSPCARPEREVPEPRRGRVLGCRRCWPARPGRGSRHRLESFSCPRVCRLESQENQMASGDFCSPGEGMEILQQVCSKQLPPCNLSKEDLLQNPYFSKLLLNLSQRVDESGLSLTLAKEQAQAWKEVRLHKTTWLRSEILHRVIQELLVDYYVKIQDTNVTSEDKKFHETLEQRLLVTELMRLLGPSQEREIPPLLGLEKADLLELMPLSEDFVWMRARLQQEVEEQLKKKCFSLLCYYDPNSDADSETVKAAKVWKLTEVLVGEQQQCQDAKSQQKEQMLLLEKKSATYSQVLLRCLTLLQRLLQEHRLKTQSELDRINAQYLEVKCGAMILKLRMEELKILSDTYTAEKVEVHRLIRDRLEGAIHLQEQDMEKSRQVLNSYEVLGEEFDRLVKEYTVLKQATENKRWALQEFNKAYH is encoded by the exons ATGCTCCTTCCCCTTTCCGGGCCTTCCAGCTTGGTCTTTCCGGGCTTcgcttcccccagcccctgcgcCCGGCCCGAGCGAGAGGTTCCGGAGCCCCGGCGCGGGCGGGTTCTGGGGTGTAGACGCTGCTGGCCAGCCCGCCCCGGCCGAGGTTCTCGGCATCGGCTTGAGAGCTTCAGCTGCCCCAGGGTGTGCAG ATTAGAATCCCAAGAAAATCAAATGGCATCCGGGGATTTCTGCTCACCTGGAGAAGGGATGGAAATACTTCAACAAG TGTGCAGCAAACAACTTCCTCCTTGTAACCTGAGTAAAGAGGACCTGTTACAGAACCCATACTTCAGCAAGCTTCTCCTGAATCTCTCACAGCGTGTGGATGAGAGTGGCTTAAGCCTCACCCTAGCAAAGGAGCAGGCTCAG GCATGGAAGGAAGTTCGACTGCATAAGACAACATGGTTGAGGTCTGAGATTTTACATAGAGTCATTCAAGAGTTGCTTGTGGACTACTATGTGAAGATACAAGACACAAATGTAACTTCTGAGGACAAAAAG tttcATGAGACCCTTGAACAGCGGCTGCTTGTAACTGAACTGATGCGGCTCTTAGGTCCTAGCCAGGAGAGGGAGATACCTCCACTGCTGGGGCTGGAGAAAGCGGACCTTCTGGAACTCATGCCACTCTCAGAG GATTTTGTGTGGATGAGGGCTCGGCTACAGCAAGAAGTAGAGGAGCAGctcaaaaagaaatgtttcagtCTGCTCTGCTACTATGATCCCAATTCAG ATGCTGACAGTGAAACCGTGAAGGCAGCAAAGGTGTGGAAACTCACAGAGGTCCTGGTGGGTGAGCAGCAGCAGTGCCAGGATGCCAAGAGCCAGCAGAAGGAGCAGATGTTGCTGCTGGAGAAGAAGAGTGCTACTTATTCCCAG GTGCTTCTCCGCTGCCTCACTTTGCTACAGAGGCTTCTTCAAGAACACCGGCTGAAGACTCAATCCGAGCTAGACCGCATCAATGCCCAGTACCTGGAAGTCAAGTGCGGTGCTATGATTCTTAAGCTGAG GATGGAGGAGCTAAAGATTTTGTCCGACACTTACACTGCTGAGAAAGTGGAAGTTCATCGTCTGATTAG GGACCGTTTGGAGGGAGCCATTCACCTACAGGAGCAGGACATGGAGAAGTCAAGACAGGTCCTGAACTCCTATGAGGTCCTTGGGGAGGAGTTTGACAGGCTGGTGAAAGAGTACACCGTACTCAAGCAGGCAACAGAGAACAAGCGGTGGGCCCTCCAGGAGTTCAATAAGGCCTACCATTGA
- the HAUS4 gene encoding HAUS augmin-like complex subunit 4 isoform X1 — MASGDFCSPGEGMEILQQVCSKQLPPCNLSKEDLLQNPYFSKLLLNLSQRVDESGLSLTLAKEQAQAWKEVRLHKTTWLRSEILHRVIQELLVDYYVKIQDTNVTSEDKKFHETLEQRLLVTELMRLLGPSQEREIPPLLGLEKADLLELMPLSEDFVWMRARLQQEVEEQLKKKCFSLLCYYDPNSDADSETVKAAKVWKLTEVLVGEQQQCQDAKSQQKEQMLLLEKKSATYSQVLLRCLTLLQRLLQEHRLKTQSELDRINAQYLEVKCGAMILKLRMEELKILSDTYTAEKVEVHRLIRDRLEGAIHLQEQDMEKSRQVLNSYEVLGEEFDRLVKEYTVLKQATENKRWALQEFNKAYH; from the exons ATGGCATCCGGGGATTTCTGCTCACCTGGAGAAGGGATGGAAATACTTCAACAAG TGTGCAGCAAACAACTTCCTCCTTGTAACCTGAGTAAAGAGGACCTGTTACAGAACCCATACTTCAGCAAGCTTCTCCTGAATCTCTCACAGCGTGTGGATGAGAGTGGCTTAAGCCTCACCCTAGCAAAGGAGCAGGCTCAG GCATGGAAGGAAGTTCGACTGCATAAGACAACATGGTTGAGGTCTGAGATTTTACATAGAGTCATTCAAGAGTTGCTTGTGGACTACTATGTGAAGATACAAGACACAAATGTAACTTCTGAGGACAAAAAG tttcATGAGACCCTTGAACAGCGGCTGCTTGTAACTGAACTGATGCGGCTCTTAGGTCCTAGCCAGGAGAGGGAGATACCTCCACTGCTGGGGCTGGAGAAAGCGGACCTTCTGGAACTCATGCCACTCTCAGAG GATTTTGTGTGGATGAGGGCTCGGCTACAGCAAGAAGTAGAGGAGCAGctcaaaaagaaatgtttcagtCTGCTCTGCTACTATGATCCCAATTCAG ATGCTGACAGTGAAACCGTGAAGGCAGCAAAGGTGTGGAAACTCACAGAGGTCCTGGTGGGTGAGCAGCAGCAGTGCCAGGATGCCAAGAGCCAGCAGAAGGAGCAGATGTTGCTGCTGGAGAAGAAGAGTGCTACTTATTCCCAG GTGCTTCTCCGCTGCCTCACTTTGCTACAGAGGCTTCTTCAAGAACACCGGCTGAAGACTCAATCCGAGCTAGACCGCATCAATGCCCAGTACCTGGAAGTCAAGTGCGGTGCTATGATTCTTAAGCTGAG GATGGAGGAGCTAAAGATTTTGTCCGACACTTACACTGCTGAGAAAGTGGAAGTTCATCGTCTGATTAG GGACCGTTTGGAGGGAGCCATTCACCTACAGGAGCAGGACATGGAGAAGTCAAGACAGGTCCTGAACTCCTATGAGGTCCTTGGGGAGGAGTTTGACAGGCTGGTGAAAGAGTACACCGTACTCAAGCAGGCAACAGAGAACAAGCGGTGGGCCCTCCAGGAGTTCAATAAGGCCTACCATTGA
- the HAUS4 gene encoding HAUS augmin-like complex subunit 4 isoform X2: MLLPLSGPSSLVFPGFASPSPCARPEREVPEPRRGRVLGCRRCWPARPGRGSRHRLESFSCPRVCRFALEGRRAELRGRSEGESFRPVPGLRSWRPSSLLGILGRPDRREVGAGEPVLHFDSSRALLESQENQMASGDFCSPGEGMEILQQVCSKQLPPCNLSKEDLLQNPYFSKLLLNLSQRVDESGLSLTLAKEQAQAWKEVRLHKTTWLRSEILHRVIQELLVDYYVKIQDTNVTSEDKKFHETLEQRLLVTELMRLLGPSQEREIPPLLGLEKADLLELMPLSEDFVWMRARLQQEVEEQLKKKCFSLLCYYDPNSDADSETVKAAKVWKLTEVLVGEQQQCQDAKSQQKEQMLLLEKKSATYSQVLLRCLTLLQRLLQEHRLKTQSELDRINAQYLEVKCGAMILKLRMEELKILSDTYTAEKVEVHRLIRDRLEGAIHLQEQDMEKSRQVLNSYEVLGEEFDRLVKEYTVLKQATENKRWALQEFNKAYH; encoded by the exons ATGCTCCTTCCCCTTTCCGGGCCTTCCAGCTTGGTCTTTCCGGGCTTcgcttcccccagcccctgcgcCCGGCCCGAGCGAGAGGTTCCGGAGCCCCGGCGCGGGCGGGTTCTGGGGTGTAGACGCTGCTGGCCAGCCCGCCCCGGCCGAGGTTCTCGGCATCGGCTTGAGAGCTTCAGCTGCCCCAGGGTGTGCAGGTTTGCTTTAGAGGGTCGGCGGGCGGAGCTTCGGGGAAGATCTGAGGGAGAGTCATTCCGGCCAGTCCCCGGCCTCCGCAGCTGGAGACCGTCGTCGCTCTTGGGAATCCTTGGCCGCCCAGACAGAAGGGAAGTAGGCGCCGGAGAGCCCGTTCTGCATTTTGATTCATCTCGGGCCCT ATTAGAATCCCAAGAAAATCAAATGGCATCCGGGGATTTCTGCTCACCTGGAGAAGGGATGGAAATACTTCAACAAG TGTGCAGCAAACAACTTCCTCCTTGTAACCTGAGTAAAGAGGACCTGTTACAGAACCCATACTTCAGCAAGCTTCTCCTGAATCTCTCACAGCGTGTGGATGAGAGTGGCTTAAGCCTCACCCTAGCAAAGGAGCAGGCTCAG GCATGGAAGGAAGTTCGACTGCATAAGACAACATGGTTGAGGTCTGAGATTTTACATAGAGTCATTCAAGAGTTGCTTGTGGACTACTATGTGAAGATACAAGACACAAATGTAACTTCTGAGGACAAAAAG tttcATGAGACCCTTGAACAGCGGCTGCTTGTAACTGAACTGATGCGGCTCTTAGGTCCTAGCCAGGAGAGGGAGATACCTCCACTGCTGGGGCTGGAGAAAGCGGACCTTCTGGAACTCATGCCACTCTCAGAG GATTTTGTGTGGATGAGGGCTCGGCTACAGCAAGAAGTAGAGGAGCAGctcaaaaagaaatgtttcagtCTGCTCTGCTACTATGATCCCAATTCAG ATGCTGACAGTGAAACCGTGAAGGCAGCAAAGGTGTGGAAACTCACAGAGGTCCTGGTGGGTGAGCAGCAGCAGTGCCAGGATGCCAAGAGCCAGCAGAAGGAGCAGATGTTGCTGCTGGAGAAGAAGAGTGCTACTTATTCCCAG GTGCTTCTCCGCTGCCTCACTTTGCTACAGAGGCTTCTTCAAGAACACCGGCTGAAGACTCAATCCGAGCTAGACCGCATCAATGCCCAGTACCTGGAAGTCAAGTGCGGTGCTATGATTCTTAAGCTGAG GATGGAGGAGCTAAAGATTTTGTCCGACACTTACACTGCTGAGAAAGTGGAAGTTCATCGTCTGATTAG GGACCGTTTGGAGGGAGCCATTCACCTACAGGAGCAGGACATGGAGAAGTCAAGACAGGTCCTGAACTCCTATGAGGTCCTTGGGGAGGAGTTTGACAGGCTGGTGAAAGAGTACACCGTACTCAAGCAGGCAACAGAGAACAAGCGGTGGGCCCTCCAGGAGTTCAATAAGGCCTACCATTGA